In Winkia neuii, a genomic segment contains:
- the ppgK gene encoding polyphosphate--glucose phosphotransferase, translating to MALAFGVDVGGSGIKGALVDLETGELAQERQKIKTPIPATPKAVAEVIGELIRKCEVPEGIPIGVALPAPQRHGTVMFMANLDQSWVGVNVCDAIEKYTGYKVTSVNDADAAGYAEVAYGAAKDNHGVVIVTTLGTGIGSALVVDGVLVPNTELGHIEIDGHDAEQKAAASVREKKKLSWDKWAKRLQKYYSTLQMLFTPDLFVVGGGVSRHHEKFLPKLDLKTPIKPAELRNTAGIVGAAILAAKDK from the coding sequence ATGGCGCTTGCATTCGGAGTTGACGTAGGCGGTTCCGGCATCAAAGGAGCCTTGGTAGACCTAGAAACCGGCGAGTTAGCCCAGGAACGCCAGAAGATTAAGACTCCGATTCCCGCGACGCCAAAAGCAGTAGCGGAAGTAATAGGCGAGCTAATTCGCAAGTGCGAAGTACCGGAGGGCATCCCGATTGGGGTTGCCTTACCGGCACCACAGCGCCACGGCACGGTCATGTTTATGGCAAATCTTGACCAGTCGTGGGTAGGTGTAAATGTCTGCGATGCAATCGAGAAGTACACCGGCTATAAGGTGACATCAGTAAATGATGCGGATGCCGCCGGTTACGCCGAGGTCGCATACGGTGCCGCAAAAGATAATCATGGTGTTGTAATTGTGACCACTCTAGGCACCGGCATCGGTTCTGCCCTAGTTGTAGACGGAGTGCTAGTGCCGAACACCGAGCTCGGGCATATCGAAATTGATGGTCATGATGCTGAGCAAAAAGCTGCTGCCTCAGTGCGCGAAAAGAAAAAGCTTTCTTGGGATAAATGGGCAAAACGGTTACAGAAGTACTACTCCACTTTGCAGATGCTCTTCACCCCTGACCTTTTCGTTGTGGGCGGCGGAGTATCACGACATCATGAGAAGTTCCTTCCGAAACTGGATTTGAAGACTCCCATAAAGCCGGCCGAGCTACGTAATACTGCTGGAATAGTCGGCGCAGCGATCCTGGCTGCGAAAGACAAATAA
- a CDS encoding zinc ribbon domain-containing protein, whose amino-acid sequence MKVAASEQIKLVDVQEIDQKLAKLRHQKKTLPELEQIQKLRDERRSLVEAQVSVKTRTHDAQRRQRDAEADVEKVVSRQNLQQSRLDSGEASHKELSSLQGELNQLARRRAELEAIALEAMEQADQLQQQVDSSTAKITQLEEQIQELEQKVGESGLDLDEQISDLEDKREELISYIDPDLVAEYERIRERTGGVGIVCVRGRNVVDSHIDFAPAEWEEIRSASPDELIYSEEYEYLIVRLPQL is encoded by the coding sequence ATGAAGGTAGCGGCATCGGAGCAGATTAAGCTTGTAGACGTTCAAGAAATAGATCAGAAGCTCGCGAAGTTGCGGCATCAGAAGAAAACTCTCCCGGAGCTGGAACAGATTCAGAAGTTGAGGGATGAGCGGCGATCCCTGGTAGAGGCGCAAGTATCTGTAAAGACGCGTACGCATGATGCGCAACGGCGCCAACGTGATGCTGAAGCAGACGTAGAGAAGGTAGTCTCCAGGCAGAATTTGCAGCAATCTCGCCTAGATTCAGGCGAGGCATCGCATAAGGAATTGTCCTCATTGCAGGGGGAGCTAAATCAGCTGGCGAGAAGGCGGGCAGAGTTGGAAGCCATCGCTCTCGAGGCCATGGAGCAAGCCGACCAGTTGCAGCAGCAGGTGGATTCTTCTACCGCCAAGATCACCCAGCTAGAGGAACAGATTCAGGAACTTGAGCAGAAGGTCGGCGAATCTGGCCTCGACCTGGACGAGCAGATTAGCGATCTAGAGGACAAGCGCGAGGAACTGATCAGCTACATTGATCCTGATTTGGTTGCCGAATATGAACGGATTCGTGAACGCACCGGTGGTGTTGGAATAGTTTGTGTTCGGGGCCGCAATGTGGTTGATTCTCACATCGATTTCGCGCCGGCAGAGTGGGAAGAAATTCGTTCAGCTTCTCCGGACGAGCTGATCTATTCCGAGGAGTACGAATACCTTATTGTCAGGTTGCCGCAGCTCTGA
- a CDS encoding Nif3-like dinuclear metal center hexameric protein: MYISRPELAIDLQGHRGCVQDVIKVMESLYPYKLKEEWDKVGLILGDPDWPVRKILLAVDPVPIVVQEAIDLEVDMVITHHPLYLRGTSFLATTDYKGKAVTDLLTNKIALANAHTNADSASRGVAYALAAAFGLRETRPLAPSKDDPTLGLGRVGRLPEPVELAQLAREAARVLPVGSSGILMSGDPDTRIETFAVSGGAGDSLLEAAARSGAQAYLTADLRHHPSSEHIEDGGCALLCGSHYATEFPWLPIAAKDISGELAKVGLGIQVYVSRTITDPWVEYFPAE; encoded by the coding sequence ATGTATATTTCTCGACCGGAACTAGCTATTGACCTGCAAGGCCACCGCGGTTGCGTGCAAGATGTAATTAAGGTAATGGAATCCCTCTATCCATATAAACTCAAAGAAGAGTGGGACAAGGTGGGCCTTATCCTGGGGGATCCGGACTGGCCGGTCCGAAAAATTCTACTTGCAGTCGATCCTGTGCCGATAGTTGTCCAAGAGGCGATCGACCTCGAGGTGGATATGGTGATCACCCACCATCCGCTGTACTTGCGCGGCACGTCTTTCCTAGCAACGACAGATTATAAAGGTAAGGCTGTAACTGATCTACTAACGAATAAGATAGCGTTGGCTAACGCCCACACCAATGCTGATTCTGCGTCGCGGGGAGTGGCGTATGCGCTCGCCGCGGCTTTTGGCTTGAGGGAGACGAGGCCGCTCGCGCCTTCGAAGGATGATCCCACTCTTGGGCTTGGCCGAGTTGGCAGGTTGCCTGAGCCGGTAGAGCTTGCCCAGCTCGCGCGCGAAGCTGCACGGGTGTTGCCGGTGGGCAGCTCCGGAATCCTAATGTCCGGTGATCCGGATACAAGAATTGAAACCTTTGCTGTCTCAGGGGGCGCGGGCGACTCCCTACTTGAAGCGGCAGCGCGCTCCGGTGCACAGGCTTATCTGACAGCAGATTTGCGGCACCATCCGAGCTCTGAACATATTGAGGACGGCGGCTGTGCTTTACTTTGCGGATCGCATTACGCAACTGAATTTCCATGGCTGCCAATTGCTGCGAAGGACATTTCCGGTGAACTCGCAAAGGTAGGACTTGGTATACAGGTATATGTATCCCGTACCATTACAGATCCATGGGTCGAGTATTTTCCAGCAGAATAG
- a CDS encoding NAD(P)/FAD-dependent oxidoreductase, with protein MAKAHVVIVGSGFGGLFAAKALAKEDVAITLIDKTSHHLFQPLLYQVATGILSPGHIAPSTREILRRQKNVRVLLGLVEDIDAKSKTVIWRNHSNRYHTDYDYLVVATGAGQSYFGNDQFAEFAPGMKTIDDALELRARIFGAFERAELEKDPVKRRRLLTFVVVGAGATGVEMAGQIRELASRTLKNEFRKVNPENARVVLVDGAPTPLPAFGEKLGGVTRQELEKLGVEIRMNQMVTDVDADSVTIKDKDGNTEVIESICKVWAAGVKGSPLGQKLAEATGVELDRAGRVKVNDRLQVPGFEDIYVVGDLMSREGVPGVAQGAIQSGQYVAKAIITKLAGGEPTPFEYWDKGSMATIAKFSAVASIGKVKFHGFPAWLAWCFLHLLYITGFKARVGTLLHWFISFLSNGRSSRTTTNQQLVGRLALERFGSGASGKLLRGEDLNLDGKRS; from the coding sequence GTGGCAAAAGCTCACGTTGTCATTGTCGGTTCCGGATTCGGAGGCCTATTCGCGGCGAAAGCCCTCGCTAAAGAAGACGTAGCTATCACACTGATCGATAAGACCAGCCATCACCTATTTCAACCTCTGCTTTACCAGGTTGCAACCGGCATCTTGTCCCCTGGGCACATTGCCCCTTCAACTCGCGAGATTCTGCGGCGCCAAAAGAATGTGCGCGTATTGCTCGGATTAGTCGAAGACATCGACGCGAAATCAAAAACCGTAATCTGGCGAAACCACTCAAACCGTTACCACACCGACTATGACTATCTAGTTGTAGCAACTGGTGCTGGTCAGTCATACTTCGGCAACGACCAATTTGCTGAGTTCGCTCCAGGTATGAAAACAATCGATGATGCACTGGAGCTGCGCGCCCGAATCTTCGGAGCATTCGAACGCGCTGAACTGGAGAAAGATCCGGTAAAGCGACGTAGACTACTTACTTTCGTAGTCGTTGGCGCTGGTGCCACCGGCGTAGAGATGGCTGGCCAGATTCGAGAACTCGCATCTAGGACACTCAAGAACGAATTCCGGAAGGTAAATCCGGAAAATGCGCGCGTTGTCCTAGTGGACGGTGCCCCTACCCCGCTGCCCGCATTCGGAGAGAAGCTGGGAGGCGTAACCCGTCAAGAGCTAGAGAAACTTGGCGTCGAAATACGCATGAACCAAATGGTTACCGATGTAGATGCAGACTCGGTAACCATCAAAGACAAAGACGGCAACACCGAAGTTATAGAATCCATCTGCAAAGTTTGGGCAGCTGGCGTCAAGGGCTCTCCACTCGGCCAGAAACTAGCAGAAGCGACTGGTGTAGAACTGGACCGCGCAGGACGCGTAAAGGTAAACGACCGTCTACAAGTGCCTGGTTTCGAAGATATTTATGTGGTCGGAGACCTCATGTCTCGCGAAGGCGTTCCCGGAGTGGCACAAGGTGCGATTCAGTCCGGTCAGTACGTTGCCAAAGCTATAATCACCAAGCTCGCCGGTGGCGAACCGACCCCATTTGAGTATTGGGACAAAGGTTCAATGGCTACCATCGCAAAATTTAGTGCCGTAGCATCCATCGGGAAAGTCAAGTTCCACGGATTCCCGGCGTGGCTCGCCTGGTGCTTCCTGCACTTGCTCTACATCACCGGGTTTAAGGCGCGAGTGGGAACCTTGCTGCACTGGTTCATCTCGTTCCTCTCCAACGGTCGTTCGTCGCGCACTACCACCAATCAGCAGCTAGTGGGCCGACTCGCCCTCGAGCGCTTTGGTAGCGGCGCCTCCGGAAAACTACTTCGCGGTGAAGACCTCAACCTGGACGGTAAGCGTAGCTAG